The following are from one region of the Micromonas commoda chromosome 12, complete sequence genome:
- a CDS encoding predicted protein (has similarities to GT10 glycosyltransferases) translates to MRESNNHSRSGRGVWTAVATVAVSALALTGRAASRRAAGVSDQSSSLGAGRSRRGGWRERRDAWRPEEDRLAAAMRADPVYHRYLPTIYPGFDVNSDDWWHKPRGEVPSLGAASADDERRDFDLPGLPPRRAGVPSTNDDRRPAHGRRHDNTNKNKKKNQFKVCLDNGAGSWDVAFAKGIENLFHPGVCFDTVEQNNCHANADVVIFNEHDFIWGGAHRNAARGGRIELPEKAHPSQVYLYFAHEAAGGFGAELRDKSFTSQFDYLSYVDKRRSAMWWPFGPSLRSLTDDFEWFRKRREARVPAVAWLASDCVAQPRVSILRSIADAFPVFSMGECLRNAPPPAGGLPRRGAVDPASHASFQRAMSDYMFYYAVENAGACAGYATEKVWMALSRGSVPLYFGTDDVYELLPDRDAIVDLREYDSVESLARKLHAIATDEREWAKAHAWRYRDPSTWPREFRTLLRTTSTDVKYGVCDVLMKGPRGYHKSRERPRQARCDDGVKVLGRTLGGIGGWGEVRGESGGALRAPTEHLHRRCGAATGACWSLSRPGEGGKGGKGGRG, encoded by the coding sequence atgcgcgagTCGAACAATCACTCGCGGTCCGGCCGCGGCGTGTggaccgcggtggcgaccgtcgcggtctcggcgctggcgctgacCGGACGGGCCGCATCGCGTCGGGCCGCGGGAGTCTCGGACcaatcgtcgtcgctcggcgccgggcgctcgcgtcggggtggttggcgcgaacgacgcgacgcgtggcgcccggaggaggaccgcctggccgcggcgatgcgcgcggaccCGGTGTACCATCGGTACCTGCCGACGATATACCCCGGCTTCGACGTCAACTCGGACGACTGGTGGCACAAACCGAGGGGAGAGGTGCCCTCGTTGGGCGCGGcttccgcggacgacgagcgcagGGACTTCGACCTCCCGGGCCtgccgccccgacgcgccggggtcccttcgacgaacgacgaccgACGCCCCGCGCACGGACGCCGCCACGATAATACGAACAAGAATAAGAAGAAGAACCAGTTCAAGGTGTGCCTGGACAACGGCGCCGGGTCCTGggacgtcgccttcgccaAGGGCATTGAAAACCTCTTCCACCCCGGCGTCTGCTTCGACACCGTCGAGCAGAACAACTGCCACGcgaacgccgacgtcgtcataTTCAACGAGCACGACTTCATATGGGGCGGCGCGCAcaggaacgcggcgcggggcggacgcaTCGAGCTACCGGAAAAGGCGCACCCCTCGCAGGTGTACTTGTATTTCGCGCACGAAGCCGCGGGGGGTTTCGGAGCCGAACTGAGGGATAAATCGTTCACGTCGCAGTTCGACTACCTGTCCTACGTGGATAAAAGACGGAGCGCGATGTGGTGGCCGTTCGGACCGAGCCTCCGGTCGTTGACGGACGATTTTGAATGGTTTCGTAAGCGTCGGGAGGCGAGGGTGCCGGCCGTCGCGTGGCTGGCTTCGGACTGCGTGGCCCAACCGCGCGTTAGCATCCTTCGatccatcgcggacgcgtttCCCGTGTTCTCGATGGGCGAGTGCCTGCgcaacgcgccgccgcccgcggggggtttgccgcgacgcggcgccgtggacccggcgtcgcacgcgtcctTCCAGCGCGCCATGTCGGATTACATGTTCTACTACGCCGTGGAAAACGCGGGGGCGTGCGCCGGGTACGCGACGGAGAAAGTTTGGATGGCGCTGAGCCGGGGATCCGTTCCGCTGTACTTTGGCACGGACGACGTGTACGAGCTGCTCCCGGaccgcgacgccatcgtcgatTTGAGAGAGTACGACAGCGTCGAGTCTTTGGCGCGAAAGCTCCATGCGATAGCGACGGATGAACGCGAGTGGGCCAAGGCGCACGCGTGGCGGTATCGTGATCCGTCGACGTGGCCGCGTGAGTTTCGGACGCTGCTtcgcacgacgtcgacggacgTCAAGTACGGCGTGTGCGACGTGCTGATGAAGGGCCCGAGGGGGTACCATAAGTCGCGGGAGCGGCCGAGGCAGGCTCgatgcgacgacggcgtgaagGTGCTCGGGAGGACGCTCGGAGGGATCGGGGGATGGGGCGAAGTAAGGGGCGAGTCGGGCGGGGCGCTcagggcgccgacggagcaCCTCCATCGGCGGTGCggggccgcgacgggggcgtgcTGGTCGTTGTCGCGTCCCGGGGAGGGCGGGAAGGGCGGGAAGGGTGGACGCGGGTAG
- a CDS encoding predicted protein, producing IPRAERAINSAIIWSAVLVIDKLYEGRSYARFYALETVARVPYFSFLSVLHLYETLGFWRRADYLKVHFAQTMNEFHHLLIMESMGGDKRFTDRFFAQHMAVFYYFIACAMYLVSPRMAYNLSEQVEEHAYHTYDEFLKENELELKSKPPPPIATHYYTEGDLFLFDEFQTGAARRRPSIDNLYDVFVNVRNDEAEHMKTMQFCQLPGAILRSP from the exons ATCCCGcgagccgagcgcgcgatcaACTCCGCCATCATCTGGTCCGCGGTGCTCGTCATCGACAAGCTCTACGAGGGACGGAGCTACGCGCGATTTTACGCGCTGGAGACGGTCGCCAGGGTCCCGTACTTCTCCTTCCTCTCCGTGCTTCACCTGTACGAGACGCTCGGATTCTGGCGCAGGGCGGACTACCTGAAGGTACACTTCGCGCAGACGATGAACGAGTTTCACCACCTGCTCATCATGGAGAGCATGGGCGGCGATAAACGCTTCACCGACCGCTTCTTCGCGCAGCACATGGCCGTCTTTTACTACTTCATCGCGTGCGCCATGTATCTGGTGTCGCCCCGCATGGCGTACAACCTGAGCGAACAGGTGGAGGAGCACGCGTACCACACGTACGACGAGTTTCTCAAGGagaacgagctcgagctcaagtccaagccgccgccccccaTCGCGACGCATTACTACACCGAGGGCGACCTCTTCCTCTTCGACGAGTTTCAAACCGGTGC cgccaggcggcggccgtcGATCGACAACCTCTACGACGTCTTCGTCAACGTGCGaaacgacgaggcggagcacATGAAGACGATGCAGTTCTGCCAGCTGCCGGGCGCGATTCTccggtcgccg
- the POT gene encoding proton-dependent oligopeptide transporter (proton:dipeptide/tripeptide symporter), which translates to MPAPTRREAGDGRDVSGDFEGRVLLHFSSDEDVDGSSSRLGGLDGSTAAREAGDGDGDRGGDRQMFGHPNGLFVLCATETWERYSYYAMRALLVLYMRDVLLARGAWSDVWGMRALASAYGAPDDDAPDETRDRQVLALASRLYGLYTALVYLTPLLGGYLADRHFGAHPLIVLGAATMGVGHALLAHRRAFLIGAALIVLGNGCFKPNVSTRVGRLYDRGDSRRDVAFGIFYCGINLGAAVAPLAAGMLHAADGYEAGFVSAAVGMAACLATYAFFGYLIDAGEERAAARKSGGGGWRGHDASAGGAVHEFDALEGADGRAVGSRGVGSAVGSSIPAADPVQGVRVRRQSDLARVVWRHRRRLGAMLAVCALSAGFWCAYEQQGNTTALFADQWVDLAGAPTEFVQSINPVLILALTPAVTRTWERQRRNGNEPSQITKMAIGAGLCAASYVVLAVAAAASGAGTAGSSATKNQMSFVWLFVHLVVLTTGELYLSPVGLSFITTAAPVELASVSVGAWFLSSFAGNYLSGELGSLYAFTPAPTFFFIAASTAAAVSAALFFASPALTRELDPATVDDDDGYEQI; encoded by the coding sequence ATgcccgccccgacgcgccgcgaggcgggcgacgggcgcgacgtttCCGGAGATTTTGAGGGGCGCGTCCTGTTACATTTCagcagcgacgaggacgtcgacggatcgtcgtcgcgcctcgGAGGGTTGGACgggtccaccgccgcgcgcgaggcgggcgacggcgacggcgaccgcggcggcgaccggcaGATGTTCGGCCACCCCAACGGGCTCTTCGTCCTGTGCGCCACGGAGACGTGGGAGCGATACTCGTACTACGCGATGCGGGCGTTGCTGGTGCTGTACATGCGAGACGTGCTGCTCGCCAGGGGGGCGTGGAGCGACGTCTGGGGCATGCGCGCCCTGGCGTCAGCGTACGGcgccccggacgacgacgccccggacgAGACGCGGGACAGACAGGTGCTCGCGCTGGCGTCCAGGCTCTACGGCCTCTACACCGCGCTCGTGTACCTCACCCCGCTCTTGGGGGGCTACCTCGCCGATCGACACTTCGGCGCGCATCCGctcatcgtcctcggcgcggcgacgatgggaGTCGGgcacgcgctgctcgcgcacAGACGAGCGTTCCTGAtaggcgccgcgctcatcgtccTCGGCAACGGGTGCTTCAAGCCCAACGTGTCCACGCGAGTGGGACGTTTGTACGATAGAGGCGACAGTCGCAGGGACGTGGCGTTCGGCATCTTCTACTGCGGCATCAacttgggcgccgcggtggcgccgttggcggcggggatgttgcacgcggcggacgggtaCGAGGCTGGGTtcgtgagcgcggcggtggggatGGCGGCGTGCCTGGCGACGTATGCGTTTTTTGGGTATTTGATCGACGCTGGGGAAGAacgtgcggcggcgaggaaaagcggcggcggcggctggcgtGGTCACGACGCGTCGGCTGGCGGGGCGGTGCACGAGTTCGACGCGTTGGAGGGAGCGGATGGGAGAGCGGTCGGGTCTCGCGGGGTGGGTTCCGCGGTCGGGAGTTcgatccccgccgcggatccggTTCAAGGAGTTCGAGTTCGGAGGCAATCGgacctcgctcgcgtcgtttgGAGGCACCGGCGCAGGCTCGGCGCCATGCTCGCGGTGTGCGCGCTGAGCGCGGGGTTCTGGTGCGCGTACGAGCAGCAGGGCAACACCACCGCGCTCTTCGCTGACCAGTGGgtcgacctcgccggcgcTCCCACGGAGTTTGTCCAGTCGATCAACCCCGTGCTGATTTTGGCGCtgacgcccgcggtgacgaggacgTGGGAGCGGCAGCGGCGGAACGGGAACGAGCCGTCGCAGATCACCAAGATGGCCATCGGCGCGGGTttgtgcgcggcgtcgtacgtcgtcttggcggtcgccgccgccgcgagcggcgcgggcaccgcgggttcgagcgcgacgaagaaCCAGATGTCCTTCGTCTGGCTCTTCGTCCACCTCGTGGTGCTGACGACGGGGGAGCTGTACCTGTCGCCGGTGGGGTTGAGCTTCatcacgacggcggcgcccgtcgagctcgcgagtGTTTCGGTGGGTGCGTGGTTCTtgtcctccttcgccggcAACTACCTcagcggcgagctcggcagCTTGTACGCGTttacgccggcgccgacgttttttttcatcgccgcgtcgacggcggcggcggtgagcgcggcgctgtTCTTCGCGTCTCCGGCGTTGACGCGCGAGCTGGACCCGGCgaccgtggacgacgacgacgggtacgAGCAAATCTGA
- a CDS encoding predicted protein, which translates to MERVASVASVAGTRAGTRNRASGGARGKTRAIATPGPFGGTHARRRRRPESIGHRRAPSRSAPSSVACAGTGAGARDGDDAPVPELARLAKLLRVNAGVELAGAVAVAANPASVFPGIAGSGVECSRWYALALGSVAIASFLASKLDVTNARAATATATPVVGGMLAYHVGISAFQVNAFAAGAWTTATAGALLVHGCLAAAFALAAAFCSKER; encoded by the coding sequence ATGGAGCGCGTCGCATCCGTCGCATCcgtcgcggggacgcgcgctgGAACGCGAaatcgcgcgagcggcggcgcccgcgggaagacgcgcgcgatcgcgacgcccggCCCGTTCGGAGGGacccacgcgcgtcgccgtcgtcgtcccgagTCGATCGGGCACCGTCGGGCTCCGTCGAGGTCGGCACCTTCATCCGTCGCGTGCGCTggaaccggcgcgggcgcgcgcgacggggacgacgcgccggttcccgagctcgcgcgcctcgccaaactcctccgcgtcaacgccggcgtcgagctcgcgggcgccgtcgcggtcgccgccaaCCCCGCGTCGGTCTTTCCCGGCATCGCCGGCTCGGGGGTCGAGTGCTCGCGGTGgtacgcgctcgcgctcggaagcgtcgcgatcgcgtcctTCCTGGCGTCCAAGCTGGACGtcacgaacgcgcgcgccgcgacggcgacggcgacgcccgtcgTGGGGGGGATGCTCGCGTACCACGTGGGGATATCCGCGTTCCAGGTgaacgcgttcgccgcgggagcgtggacgacggcgacggcgggggcgctgCTCGTGCACGGGTGCTtagcggcggcgttcgcgctcgccgcggcgttctgCTCGAAGGAGCGgtga
- a CDS encoding predicted protein, giving the protein MFARGGGNGEPRHVVVFDAGSTGNRVHVFEFDTTGDGPRLKQEVFHAAKPGLKERAKDPRAAAALLDPLVATAMRSVPARARKRTPLTLRATAGLRLLPEGPAAADAIMDAVRSKLVRTGFDVNPSRDVSILSGGDEGLYGWVAVNYLLGRIGGGGGGGAGSEKKTTVALADLGGGSAQLSYAVDADVASTAPAGYVRTVPGTRGPAGALSAYVHSFNGYGLVAARHRILAGTRGGPPSSRTHACVHAGHAGHSCDRDCYGLDDKTASYSVTPETNGGSFKGCVEAALDAIDADEGCEHAPCSFGGAWAAPRAAGVTEFYAMSYVAERAVQCGAAAVPSDEKTPTTTTPRRLAAAGTDACATRVDQLGAKYPEVDEEHLPWLCADVAYVYALLTRGFGVGEDETVTLVDKIAYRGEAVEAAWALGDAIAVMEGGHGGEGGEPGVVTEKSRAR; this is encoded by the exons AtgttcgcgcgcggcggcggcaacggcgagCCGCGACACGTGGTGGTGTTCGACGCCGGGAGCACGGGCaaccgcgtccacgtcttCGAGTTTGACAccaccggcgacggcccgAGGCTCAAACAGGAGGTATTCCACGCCGCCAAACCGGGGCTCaaggagcgcgccaaggacccgcgcgccgccgcggcgctgctcgacccgctcgtcgcgacggcgatgcgatcggtgccggcgcgggcgaggaaaCGCACGCCGCTGACGCTGAGAGCCACCGCGGGGTTGCGGCTCCTGCCGgagggacccgcggcggcggatgccatCATGGACGCGGTGCGGTCGAAGCTCGTACGAACCGGCTTCGACGTCAATCCATCGCGCGACGTCTCCAtcctcagcggcggcgacgagggactGTACGGCTGGGTCGCGGTCAACTACCTGCTGGGacgcatcggcggcggcggcggcggtggagccgGCTCGGAAAAAAAAACCacggtggcgctcgcggacctcggcggcggcagcgcgcaACTGTcgtacgcggtggacgcggacgtcgcgtcgaccgcgcccgccgggtACGTCAGGACGGTTCCGGGCACGCGCGGtccggcgggcgcgctgTCGGCGTACGTGCACTCCTTCAACGGGTACGGGCTCGTGGCGGCGCGGCACAGGATCCTCGCGG gtacccgcggcggcccgccgtcgtcgcggacgcacGCGTGCGTCCACGCCGGTCACGCCGGCCACTCGTGCGACCGCGACTGCTACGGCCTGGACGATAAGACCGCGTCGTACTCGGTGACTCCGGAGACAAATGGCGGATCGTTTAAAGGATGCGTCGAAGCGGCGTtggacgcgatcgacgcggatgaGGGATGCGAACACGCGCCGTGctccttcggcggcgcgtgggcggcgccgcgagcagccgGGGTCACCGAGTTTTACGCCATGTcgtacgtcgccgagcgcgcggtgcagtgcggcgccgcggccgttcCGTCGGACGAGAaaacgccgacgacgacgacgccgcggcggctcgccgcggcggggacggacgcgtgcgcgacgcgcgtggaccAATTGGGCGCCAAGTACCCGGAGGTCGATGAGGAGCACCTGCCGTGGCTCTGCGCGGACGTGGCGTACGTGTACGCGCTGCtgacgcgcgggttcggcgtcggcgaggatgagaCGGTGACTTTGGTGGATAAGATTGCGTACcggggcgaggcggtggaggcggcgtgggcgctcggggacgcgatcgcggtgaTGGAGGGGGGACacgggggcgaggggggcgagcCCGGCGTGGTCACCGAGaaatcgcgcgcgcgatga
- a CDS encoding predicted protein: protein MVLIHCKYKGEEQQFLYETTVEIGVKDLIKELVEVHNLRLRIQRIKSEGDDLATHGPCKPPDKQGLDEDIQAEADGVELPPRGPTYCKDPIGKRTGDAPVPQAQATLRKALDDAAAAASKKQVEAKHPLTKRELMEHIDLIRGAVMIAYPMGLPEYDPVRIDIEEDEKPSETPIGIDILDETAQLWWAGKQMLPGNKLSVHVGRNEKTKVVAKLTKKGAGAPQRENPITPEEHKAMLAYYHKRQEEMKHLEQNDEDDYTNSAWANSRALKNHFSGV, encoded by the coding sequence ATGGTGCTCATCCACTGCAAGTACAAGGGCGAGGAGCAGCAGTTCCTCTACGAGACCACCGTCGAGATCGGCGTCAAGGATCTGatcaaggagctcgtcgaggtgcACAACCTCCGCCTGAGGATCCAGCGAATCAAgtccgagggcgacgacctcgcgacCCACGGCCCGTGCAAGCCCCCCGACAAGCAAGggctcgacgaggacatccaggcggaggcggacggcgtcgagctcccgccgcgcggtccaACCTACTGCAAGGACCCCATCGGCAAGcgcacgggcgacgcgcccgtcccgcaGGCGCAGGCCACCCTGCGCAAGGctctggacgacgccgcggccgcggcgtccaagaAGCAGGTGGAGGCGAAGCATCCGCTCACGAAGAGGGAACTCATGGAGCACATCGacctcatccgcggcgccgtcatGATCGCCTACCCGATGGGCCTTCCCGAGTACGACCCGGTGCGCATAGacatcgaggaggacgagaagcCCTCGGAGACGCCGATTGGCATCGACATCCTCGACGAAACCGCGCAACTCTGGTGGGCGGGGAAGCAGATGCTGCCCGGGAACAAGCTCAGCGTTCACGTGGGCAGGAACGAGAAGACGAAGGTGGTGGCGAAGCTGAcgaagaagggcgcgggcgcgccccagCGCGAGAACCCGATCACCCCGGAGGAGCACAAAGCCATGCTCGCGTACTATCACAAGAGGCAGGAGGAGATGAAGCACCTCGAGCAaaacgacgaggacgactaCACCAACAGCGCGTGGGCCAACTCGAGGGCGCTGAAGAACCACTTCTCCGGGGTT
- a CDS encoding predicted protein, which produces MAPGPDPAPSRHANLRVDATLEFLEAAIHHTLHARGVYPKELFEPRSLYGARVQRCRHPDLDAYIGDAVSALRRPIAAGDVKRVVLAIKDDDAAASDGPLERFTFDFLLRDDDDTAGGGDTAGGLNGGGVADVTGGSVRGPSRADVDQCQRAFAACLSKIAFSDALLTPLPQAAMNAGRLSFEIVAYSTRAGVAAQLCAGGSGPNEYTCEWTEERVGCGTSYATGDASRDGGTGPAGGRAAVGDVEPRLEFRAGTAKEVVPVKSAATPIVNLDVFVERRRSSAG; this is translated from the exons atggcgccgggtccggatcccgcgccgtcgcggcacGCGAACCTCAG ggtcgacgcgacgctggAGTTCCTCGAGGCCGCGATCCACCACACATtacacgcccgcggcgtctaCCCCAAGGAGCTCTTCGAGCCCCGGTCGCTCTACGGCGCCAGGGTGCAGCGCTGCAGGCAtcccgacctcgacgcctACATCGGCGATGCCGTCTCCGCCCTGCGCcggcccatcgccgcgggcgacgtcaaGCGCGTGGTCCTCGCCatcaaggacgacgacgccgcggcgtccgacggGCCGCTCGAGAGGTTCACCTTCGAtttcctcctccgcgacgacgacgacacagctggcggcggcgacacagctggcgggttgaacggaggaggcgtcgcggatgTCACCGGGGGCTCCGTTCGAGGACCGTctcgcgccgacgtggaTCAGTGCCAAcgagccttcgccgcgtgcctGAGCAAGATCGCCTTCTCCGACGCCCTGCTGACGCCCCTGccgcaggcggcgatgaacgccggGCGCCTTTCGTTCGAGATTGTCGCGTATTCCACTCGCGCGGGTGTcgccgcacagctgtgcgcgggCGGCAGTGGCCCCAACGAGTATACTTGCGAGTGGACCGAGGAACGCGTCGGGTGCGGGACGAGTtacgcgacgggcgacgcgtcgcgcgacggcgggacgGGTCCCGCGGGTGGGCGggcggccgtcggcgacgtggagcCCAGGTTGGAGTTCCGCGCTGGGACGGCGAAGGAGGTGGTGCCGGtgaagagcgcggcgacgccaatcGTCAACCTGGACGTCTTCGTGGAGCGAAGGAGGAGTTCAGCCGGGTGA
- a CDS encoding predicted protein, with protein sequence MHASVALRRGCAPAPGRRATAGRRHHPRPIPPTAVVDDEDRWTEEVARDEQPEISWAEERRLRRMSERASSTTKSSGKPAPPGGPFSGGAPRLARASRPAPIKEYLRLVELGDGAWELQSATAVFRRNARFDPTTGECVAPAQEVALAATVHVGDPTYYQGLQEECDADYDAVLFELITGEENLREGRAPESTRGGARHGGDEDEDDHNRDRRDPFLPQLAVALAPTPDARRLADTHFLVPQLDALDLCGDNWYVADMPKQELARLQAEAGEAMMATSSRSVPGPSVPTTSPALEALVVTAKGRAGGGPLRQATRLVCWLVPCPEAHLLLLDWVWGGGRPAPVLGALLDSLAGGNIIAARRLAFAQMIVSAQAKGAVGGGADVPVLVERRNDVATECLAKALDAPGVSRVSLLYGGLHMPGLTRRLTEQLGLEPSTQRWRAVWRVEPPGANNAVRWAALPLLLFLDGTDWAATITDAAAAADAGALGAAAAMGALYVVRHGAVYYSLGKWVLEWNRQLFDGSDGVNS encoded by the coding sequence ATGCACGCCTCGGTCGCGCTCCGGCGGgggtgcgcgcccgcgcccgggaggcgcgcgacggccggCCGGCGCCACCATCCGCGCCCCATCCCGCCgaccgcggtcgtcgacgacgaggaccggTGGaccgaggaggtggcgcgcgacgagcagcCGGAGATCTCGTGGGCCGAGGAgcgaaggctgcggaggatGAGCGAGCGAGcttcatcgacgacgaagagcaGCGGGAAGCCCGCGCCTCCGGGAGGCCCGTTCTcgggaggcgcgccgcggctggcgcgcgcgtccagaCCGGCGCCCATCAAGGAGTACCTCCGCCTcgtggagctcggcgacggcgcgtgggaGCTGcagagcgccaccgcggtgttTCGACGGAACGCGCGCTTCGATCCGACCACGGGCGAGTGCGTCGCGCCAGCGCAGGAGGttgcgctcgcggcgaccgtgcACGTGGGGGATCCGACGTATTACCAGGGCCTTCAGGAGGAATGCGACGCGGACTACGACGCCGTGCTCTTCGAGCTCATCACGGGGGAGGAGAAcctgcgcgaggggcgggcaCCCGAGTCGAcacgaggaggcgcgcgacacGGAGGAGACGAAGATGAGGATGATCACAATCGCGATCGCCGGGACCCGTTCCTGCCGcaactcgccgtcgcgctggcgcccacgccggaCGCCCGGCGACTGGCGGACACGCACTTTCTCGTGCCACAGCTGGACGCGCTGGACCTGTGCGGCGACAACTGGTACGTCGCGGATATGCCCAAGCAGGAGCTGGCGCGTctgcaggcggaggcgggcgaggcgatgatggcgacgtcgtcgaggtccgtTCCCGGCCCATCCGTCCCGAccacgtcgcccgcgctcgaggcgctggtgGTCACCGCgaaggggcgcgcggggggcggcccGCTGCGGCAGGCGACGCGTTTAGTCTGCTGGCTCGTGCCGTGCCCCGAGGCGCACTTACTCTTACTCGACTGGGTCTGGGGCGGCGGAaggcccgcgcccgtgctcGGAGCGCTGCTGGACTCGCTGGCGGGCGGGaacatcatcgccgcgaggcgcttgGCGTTCGCGCAGATGATCGTCAGCGCGCAGGCCAAGGGCGCtgtgggcgggggcgcggacgtgcccgTGTTGGTGGAGCGCCGAAACGACGTGGCGACGGAGTgcctcgccaaggcgctaGACGCCCCCGGGGTCTCGAGGGTGAGCCTCCTGTACGGCGGTCTGCACATGCCGGGTTTGACGCGCAGGCTGACGGAGCAGCTCGGTTTGGAGCCGAGCACGCAGCGGTGGAGGGCGGTGTGGAGGGTGGAGCCGCCCGGGGCGAACAACGCGGTGCGGTGGGCGGCGCTTCCGTTACTTCTGTTTCTGGACGGCACGGATTGGGCGGCGACAATcacggatgcggcggcggcggcggatgcgggcgcgttgggcgcggcggcggcgatgggcgcgctGTACGTGGTGCGTCACGGCGCGGTGTACTACTCGCTGGGTAAGTGGGTGCTGGAGTGGAACAGGCAGCTCTTCGACGGCTCCGACGGAGTCAACAGCTGA
- a CDS encoding predicted protein: MTAGGVDDAEVAAVHRESIEAEKAVVDALRKDGTFERVRKALIARCVADGGVRAKVAELVDASETLRQRGAAGAKFDELVDRLREEVEKDVMGAFADKAWELMTDERGEVGGMIAEAVEKRLGER, translated from the coding sequence ATgaccgcgggcggggtcgacgacgcggaggttgcgGCGGTGCATCGCGAGTCCATCGAGGCCGAGAAGGCGGTGGTGGATGCCCTCCGCAAGGACGGCACgttcgagcgcgtgcgcaaggcgctcatcgcgcggtgcgtcgccgacggcggggtcCGCGCCAAGGTGGCCGAGttggtggacgcgagcgagacgctgcgacagcgcggcgccgcgggagccaaGTTCGACGAGCTGGTGGATCGCCTgcgggaggaggtggagaaGGACGTGAtgggcgcgttcgcggacaAGGCGTGGGAGCTGATgacggacgagcgcggggaggtcGGGGGCATgatcgccgaggcggtcgagAAGAGACTCGGCGAGCGATGA